The Elusimicrobiales bacterium nucleotide sequence GGCAGCGCATGGCGCTTGCCGTCGCGGAAGGCGGTGTCTCTTTCTGTGTCCAGGGCCGCCATCTAGTTGCCCTCCTTGTTGGTTTTGAGGAAATCCTCTTTGGAAACGCCGGCCAGCTTGCACACGTGCATTTCCGTTTCGCTCAGTTCCGTCTGTCCGCCTTTGGCGGGCGCGGAAGGTTTGGCCTCGCCGGGCGGCACCACTACGGGCGCTTTGGCCGCGAATACCTTGAAGCCTTCGGGGTCCGTTTTGGCGCAGTTAAGCGCCCAGTCCCGCATCGCGGGCGATACTTTGCCTTCTTTCATCGCCATCGCCACAAGGTCGGCGGCGTCGCGCTCGGAGTTTCTGGCTTTCAGTTCCGCCACCGTCTGCGCCAGTTTCGCCGTCTCGGCGGAGCCGGACTTCATGACCATTATTGCGCCGGTCACGTCGCTTTCCTTGGCCGTCTCCGGCAGGCCCAGCGCGGTCAGCGCGCTTTTGCAGGCCGCCAGACGGGGCGCTTTCAGCGTCTCTATCGCGGCCAGCGCAGCGTCGGGCGCGGCATCGGGGGCCAGTCCCAGCGCTTGCATTATTTTGTCCATGTTGCTTTTATCCTCCTTCGTTTTTGCGGCGGTCCCGCCGCCTTGCGATTTGTTCACCACCGGCGTCATCCCGTCTATGGCGGGGGCGTTGGTCAGCGCGGCGTTCAGGAAACGCGCCACGCGCCCGGCCTTGTCCGCCAGAAACACCGGCGACAGATAGCGGTACTCCCGTTTTTTCAGATATTCCTGCGCGCGGGCCGTCCACTCCACCTCGCCCCAGATTCCCTGCTCGCCCTTGTTGACGAGCCGCCGTATCCAGCCCGCAGCCGGGGCCTCCACGTCCTTGAGCGTCTGATGCTCGTAGTCAATGACGAAGTCGTTTTTGTGGGCGGAGGCCGCCTCCAGCACCGCTTTGGCGGCGGTCGCGTCCAGCAGGAACGACCCCTTATCCGTGTTATGCGCGCCGGCGGGGATAAGCTGCACCTCGGACGGCAGAGCCGAAACGTCGGCTCCGGTCATTACGAACAGCTTCCCGTCGGCGCTTGTGCTGTCTGTCAGTGGCTTCATGCGGATATTCTGGCAGGTTGGCTGGCTGACGCTCTTGTAAACCGTTTACAAGATTGTGGCGGCCTTCGTCCGCTAACATATCAACAGAAAAAGGCGGATTTGAACCGTCGCCGCCGTAGGCGGCGACGCGTAAACCGGAGGACTGGCGCATGACAATGTGGAGTTTCTTCACCGACGCGGTGGCTAAATGGGGACTGGCGGCAATGGTGCTTGTGTTCTGGTATCTGGACTCCAAGGAGCAGAAAAAACTTTTCCGAACCATGCTGGCGCAACAGCAGCAGCAGGCCGACCAGCATTTCGCTCAGACCGAGCGCATGCTTGAGCAGTTGCAGTACCTTTCCGGCCAGATGTCGCGGGTGGAAAACAAGGCGGACACCAACCAGTTCTGCCCGATTACAAGAGGAGGGAGCAAACCACAATGAACAACGAGCGCATGATGATGGAAGGAAAACTCTCCGTCCTGCGGCACGATTTGCGCGAAGCCGGGTTGTCGGCGGCTGCCTCGCGCGATTTGACGCGCGAAAAGCTCAATCCCTATGAGCCGGACATCGTGGATGGCTGCGATACGGCCATCGCGCTGCTGGAGCTTAAACGGCTGCACGAGCTGCGCGAAAAAATAATCTCCCTGCGTGCGCAAATCGCAAAACTTGAGGAGGCGCTCGGCCATGAAAAAACCGGCGCTTGAACCGGAGGCCCGGCGGCTGTTCGTGCAGGAAGGCATGACCTTCGCCGGTATAGCCGGCACGCTGGGCGTCTCCGAAAAAACTGTGCGTCTGTGGAAGGACGCCGGCGGCTGGGAGGAGAAGCGTAGCAATTTCCTGAAAGGCAAAGAGCAGTTCCATCAGGAGCTTTTTGACCTCGCCCGCAAACTGATGGTCGCCATCTCTGAAGATATGGACGCCAAGCGTCCGGTGGACGGCGGCAGGGCGCGGCTGTTCATCAACATCCTCAGCAAACTAAATATCGTCAAAGGCTACGAGGATATGCTGGCCAAGCTCAACGCCAACCCCGACCTGCTTAAGGCCGGCGGCGACCTGGCGAAACTGGTCCGCGACGAAATGTTCAAGGGCGAGGACGCCGGCTGATGGCTTCCAAAGCGCCGCGCTTTCTCCCGTATCAGAGCCGCTGGCTCAAAGACGCCAGCAAGGTAAAGATTTGGGAAAAATCCCGTCGTATCGGCGCCACTTACTGCCAGTCGTTTGAAGATGTCAACGATTGCATCGCCGTCCCCGGCCTGCCGGTTTGGTTTTCTTCGGCGGACGAAACGGCTGCGCGGGAATATATCGTGTACTGCGAGATGTGGGCAAAACTGCACCAGCGCGCCGCCAAAGTCCTCGGCGAACAGGTGATAGACGAGAAAAATGGCATAAAAGCCTATGTCATAGAATTCCGCAACAAGTCGCGCATCCACGCTCTCAGTTCCAATCCGAAAGCCTTCCGCTCCAAGGGCGGCAAGGTCGTGCTTGACGAATTTGCCTGGCATGAGGACGCCGCCGCGCTTTGGAAGGCGGCGCGCCCCTGTATCATGTGGGGGCATTCATTGAGGATACTCTCAACCCACAACGGGCAGAACTCTAAATTTTTCCGGTTCGTGAAGGATACTAAAGCCGGCAGGCTTAAATGGAGCCTGCACACCACCCCCATACAACTGGCCGTGGAAGAAGGCATTGCCGACACAATCGCAGGGCGCGCGCTGACCGCCGCCGAGAGGCAGGCATGGCTGAGCGAAGAACATACAGACTGCGCCGACGAGGACGCGTGGCAGCAGGAATACTGCTGTGTGGCAACCGACTCCGCCTCCGCGTTTCTGACCTACGACGAGATAATCGCCTGCGAGGACCCCGCCGCATACATGCCCGACCTTTCCGGCATTCTGGGCGATTTGCTTGCGGGCTTTGACGTGGGCCGCAAAAAAGACCTCAGCGATATCGCCGCGCTTGAACACTACGGCGGGATGGCCTGGCTGCGCCAGATGGTGGAGATGCAAAAAACCAAGTTTGCCGTCCAAAAGGAGACGCTGTGGGGCATTCTCCGCCATCCCAGGCTGCGCCGCTGCTGCATTGACTCGACCGGCATTGGTATGCAGATGGCCGAGGAAACTCAGGACGAATTCGGCAAATACCGCATTGAGCCGGTTACCTTCACCAACGCTGTCAAGGAAGATTTGGCCTACGGCCTGCGCCGGAAATTTGAAGACCGCGCCATCCGCATTTTTCCGAGTTTCAAGCTGCGCGAAAGCCTGCATTCCGTCAAGAAAATCACCACCGCGTCGGGCAATATCCGTTTTGACGCGGCCCGCTCCGACAGCGGCCACGCCGACGAATTCTGGGCGCTGGCCCTTGCCGTACACGCCATCTCGCCCGATAACGGCCCCGTCCGCGCCGCCTCCTCCGCCGGAGGCGAAAGCCGCAGCGCGCGCGGCTACGACGCGGAGGAAGCGGGCCGGTTCGCGCTCAATGCCAGCGACCGGAAAAGGCGGCGCGACCGCTATGCGGGGTACTGAAATCATGGCCAAAAAAACACCCGTTCCGGCAAAAATGCGCTTTATGGGCCTTAAAATGCCTCACGTCAAAACCGGCAGGGGATTATACGGTAATCGGGCTTATCATGCGAATTTAACGGGGGTTTGGGGCCTGCAAACATAGGTCAGGCCCAAGTTTTTGCGGCGGTTTCGCGCAAAACCGCGCCGCATATATAGCTTTAGCATTGCGCGCGCGAAGCCCCGCCAGACGGGGCAAGCCGGAGGAACGAAAAATTATGAAGCCGAAAAACAAAACGCCGCAGCCGCTGCGCCGCCTGGCGGCCAGCGCGCCCGCATCAAGGCCCTCTTTCACCGCAGGCGAAATCGCCACGCGCGAACGGGGCATGTGGTTCAGCCTCAACGGCATGCCGCTGCCCAACCCCGACGTGGTGCTAAAGCGCATGGGCAAAGACATCACCGCCTACGCCGATTTGCTGGCCGACGCGCACGTAGGCGGCTGCGTGGAATCGCGCAAGTCCGGCGTGCTGTCGCTGGACTGGGCCGTAAATCGCGGCAAAGCCGCAAACCCTGCGGCGGAACTGGTGCAGGACGCCTTCAGCCGGCTGGACATGCGCCGCGTCATCAGCGAACTGCTGGACGCGCCGCTGTTCGGCTACAACATTTCGGAAATCATCTGGGACTCGTCTTCCGGTCGCGCGCTCCCTGCGGATGTGCGCCAGAAGCCGCCGGAATGGTTCTGTTTCGGCGAGCAGGCCGACCTGCGCTTCAAAAGCATAGACGACCCCGTCCGCGGCGAGCCGCTCCCGCCCCGCAAATTCCTCAAAACCGTCCACAACGGCGGCTGGCGCAATCCCTACGGGTTCCCTGTGCTGTCAAAAGTTTTCTGGCCGGCCACCTTCAAAAAAGGCGGCCTCAAATTCTGGGCGCTCTTTTGCGAGAAATACGGGATGCCGCATATCGTCGCCAAAGTCCCGCGCGGCAAAGTATCCGAGGAAAGCGGCGAACTGCTGGCCACTCTGGAGCAGATGGTGCAGGATGCAATCGCGGTAATCCCTGACGATGCAAGCGTGGAAATCCAGCATTACGACGGAACCGGCAGTTCTGAGATTTACGAGCGGTTCCTTAATTACTGCAAGGCGGAAATCTCCATCGGCCTGCTGGGCCAGACGCTTACCACCGAGGTCGGCGACAAAGGCTCCTACGCCGCCGCGCAAACGCACATGGCGGTGCGCAAAGACATCGTGGACACCGACAAAAACCTCGTAGAAAGCGCGCTAAACCAGCTCGCGCAGTGGATTGTGGACCTCAATATGCCGGGCGCGGAAGCCCCCAAGCTGGGCCTCTACGCGCAGGAGGATGTGGATGTACAGCTCGCCCAGCGCGACGAAACCCTCACCCGCCAGGGCGTGCGTTTCAAAAAATCCTATTACCAGCGCGAGTACGGCTTGCAGGACGCCGACTTTGATATCGCCGAACCGCAATCCGGCGGCCTGACGCCGTTCGCCGGCAAAGCCGCCGCCCCGCCCGCCCCGGATGCCGCTGACGAACTCGCCGCTGCCCTTGACCCCGCCGAACTGCAAAAACAGGCCGGCGGGTTGCTCAAGCCGGTATTTGACCTTGTGGCGCAATCCGCCTCGCATGACGAGCTGCTTGAAAAACTGGCCGGGATTTACCCGGACATGTCCACCGCCGCTCTTGAAGACAAACTGACGCATGTTATTTTCATCGCCGACCTGCTGGCAATGGCCGAACGGGAGCAGCCGCAATGATCATTTGTGGATTTGTATATGGGCGGTTACGCGGCTCTGTAGCGTACGAGGGCGACCGTTTCGGGATTAGTCTCATGCTGCATAACTATGACGCGGAATGGGTGCTGTGGTTAAGTCTTGGGCCGTTCAGCCTGATACTCGTGTTGCCAAAAAAAATTCTATGCCCGAAAAAATAGACGCCGCCTACGCCATCGGCCTGCCGCCGGAAAAGGCAATCGCCTATTTCCGCAGCAAGGGCTACGCCATAACATTCCGCTGGTCGGATATGTGGAAAGAGGCGCACGCCAAAGCATTCACCGTCGCCAAATGCGCGCGGCTGGACGTGTTGCAGGACATCCGCGCCGCTGTGGACAAATCCCTCTCCGAAGGCCAGACCTTCCGCGAGTTCCAGAAGAACCTGGAGCCGACGCTGCAAGCCAAAGGCTGGTGGGGCAAAAAGTGGATGGCCGACCCGCTGACCGGCAAACAAAAGCTGGTCCAGCTCGGCAGCCCCCGCCGGCTTGAAACCATCTACCGCACAAATATCGCCGTCGCCGAATCCGCCGGCCACTGGCGCGAACTGATGGAATCGGTAGACACCCGCCCCTACTGGCAGTTCATCGCGGTCATGGACGCAAAAACCCGCCCCAGCCACGCCGCGCTGAACGGCAAAGTATTCCGCTGGGACGACCCGTTCTGGAAAAAGTTCTTCCCGCCGCTGGACTGGGGCTGCCGCTGCCGCGTGCGCGCCCTGACAGCCAGACAGGTGCGAGAACGCGGCCTCAAGCCGGAATCCTCAAACGACACCATCACCACGTCCGAAAAGCTGCTCTCCAAAGCCACCGGCGAGGTGCGCGATATTTCCACCTACACCGACCCCGCCACCGGCGCGAAGGTTTCCACCGGCGCGGGCTGGGACTACAATCCCGGCCAGGCCTGGCAGACCGACGCGCTCGCATGGGAAAAAGCGCGCGATATGGACGACGCCGCGCGCGCGGATTTCCTCGCCGATATGGCAACAAGCAAAGTCCACGCCGAAATGTTCCCGGACTGGGTTGACGGAATCCTCCAGCGCGGCAACCCTGTCGGCTTTGCGATGACGCTCGGCTGGCTCCAGCCGGACCTTTTCAAAATTCTGGCGGCTGACAAAATAATCCCCGCCAGCCCGATAGTAATCGCCAACGACAAAGGCATTCTGCACATGACGCGCCCCGTAAAACAGGAAACCGGCTCCGCGCTGACGCTTGAGGAAATAAAAAAGCTCCCGGAATTCATAACCAATCCGGAAGCTGTTTTACTTGATGAAACCGACGGCACACTACTATTCGTGCGGCAGGAGGGCAAAGACAAAAAACTCAAACTGGTGGTGCGCGTGGATTACAAATTGAAGGGGAAGGAAACGCCGGTAAATTACGCCGTTACCTCCGGCAGGCTGGCGCCCGCCGACTTGAAGGTTGCCCGCTATAAATTGTTGTGGGGGAAAATATGAACCGCGTTCCGGAGGTGCGCCACATCCTCATAGGGTCGCTCCTTGCGGGAGCCATCCAACTGGCCACGGCGGCTTTCCAGTTGTCGGAACGCGGTTTGCTTATAAAGTCCCTTCCGGTGGCTCCGTCCGGCGTTGCTCCGCTGGCGGGTTCGGAAAAGGCTTCCACCTATATTCTACCCCGTCGCCCTAAAAAATGCAAGGCGGCGGACGGGAGGGCGGCGAAATGATTCGCATTGCGGTTGACGGCCATAAACTCGGCGCAGCCCTGTCCGCGCTAAAAAAACGGACCGGCAACCTGCGCCCGTTTATGAAAGACGTGCGCGACATCATGCGCGAAGCGGTGGAGGACAATTTCGCGGCGCAGGGCCGCCCCGCCTGGCGGCCACTGGCCGCCGCCACAATCAAGGAACGCGCGCGGCGCGGCTACTGGCCGGGCAAAATCCTGCAACGGCACAGCGGCAACGCCGGGCTGCTGGGCAGCATACACGGCGCATATACCGATAAATCCGCGCTGGTAGGCACCAATATCAGGTACGCGGCCATCCACCAGTTCGGCGGCGCGGCTGGCCGCAAATCCGCCCGCGTCCATATCCCCGCCCGCCCATTCCTCGCGCTCACCGAGTCCGACAAGCAGGACATAGTGGACACCGCCAAGACTTATCTACAGGAAGGCTTATGAGCAAACATGCCCCGCGTTGCGCCGCCTGCCATGAAACACTGACGCCTTTTACCCGTTCCTCCGGCAACGGCCACCGCCGGCGCGGCAATGCCTGCCTGACGCCCGGCTGCAAATCCGGCCTCTGGTACGAATGGGCAAATCTCAAGGATACTTCCGACCGCATAGCGAAAGCCACCGCTGCCTGCTCGGCAACTCAGAAGAAGGAGTATAAGGCATGACACGTTTTGGACAAATAGAAAATATC carries:
- a CDS encoding phage protease encodes the protein MKPLTDSTSADGKLFVMTGADVSALPSEVQLIPAGAHNTDKGSFLLDATAAKAVLEAASAHKNDFVIDYEHQTLKDVEAPAAGWIRRLVNKGEQGIWGEVEWTARAQEYLKKREYRYLSPVFLADKAGRVARFLNAALTNAPAIDGMTPVVNKSQGGGTAAKTKEDKSNMDKIMQALGLAPDAAPDAALAAIETLKAPRLAACKSALTALGLPETAKESDVTGAIMVMKSGSAETAKLAQTVAELKARNSERDAADLVAMAMKEGKVSPAMRDWALNCAKTDPEGFKVFAAKAPVVVPPGEAKPSAPAKGGQTELSETEMHVCKLAGVSKEDFLKTNKEGN
- a CDS encoding phage terminase small subunit-related protein, with product MKKPALEPEARRLFVQEGMTFAGIAGTLGVSEKTVRLWKDAGGWEEKRSNFLKGKEQFHQELFDLARKLMVAISEDMDAKRPVDGGRARLFINILSKLNIVKGYEDMLAKLNANPDLLKAGGDLAKLVRDEMFKGEDAG
- a CDS encoding terminase family protein; amino-acid sequence: MASKAPRFLPYQSRWLKDASKVKIWEKSRRIGATYCQSFEDVNDCIAVPGLPVWFSSADETAAREYIVYCEMWAKLHQRAAKVLGEQVIDEKNGIKAYVIEFRNKSRIHALSSNPKAFRSKGGKVVLDEFAWHEDAAALWKAARPCIMWGHSLRILSTHNGQNSKFFRFVKDTKAGRLKWSLHTTPIQLAVEEGIADTIAGRALTAAERQAWLSEEHTDCADEDAWQQEYCCVATDSASAFLTYDEIIACEDPAAYMPDLSGILGDLLAGFDVGRKKDLSDIAALEHYGGMAWLRQMVEMQKTKFAVQKETLWGILRHPRLRRCCIDSTGIGMQMAEETQDEFGKYRIEPVTFTNAVKEDLAYGLRRKFEDRAIRIFPSFKLRESLHSVKKITTASGNIRFDAARSDSGHADEFWALALAVHAISPDNGPVRAASSAGGESRSARGYDAEEAGRFALNASDRKRRRDRYAGY
- a CDS encoding DUF935 family protein → MKPKNKTPQPLRRLAASAPASRPSFTAGEIATRERGMWFSLNGMPLPNPDVVLKRMGKDITAYADLLADAHVGGCVESRKSGVLSLDWAVNRGKAANPAAELVQDAFSRLDMRRVISELLDAPLFGYNISEIIWDSSSGRALPADVRQKPPEWFCFGEQADLRFKSIDDPVRGEPLPPRKFLKTVHNGGWRNPYGFPVLSKVFWPATFKKGGLKFWALFCEKYGMPHIVAKVPRGKVSEESGELLATLEQMVQDAIAVIPDDASVEIQHYDGTGSSEIYERFLNYCKAEISIGLLGQTLTTEVGDKGSYAAAQTHMAVRKDIVDTDKNLVESALNQLAQWIVDLNMPGAEAPKLGLYAQEDVDVQLAQRDETLTRQGVRFKKSYYQREYGLQDADFDIAEPQSGGLTPFAGKAAAPPAPDAADELAAALDPAELQKQAGGLLKPVFDLVAQSASHDELLEKLAGIYPDMSTAALEDKLTHVIFIADLLAMAEREQPQ
- a CDS encoding phage minor head protein; this encodes MPEKIDAAYAIGLPPEKAIAYFRSKGYAITFRWSDMWKEAHAKAFTVAKCARLDVLQDIRAAVDKSLSEGQTFREFQKNLEPTLQAKGWWGKKWMADPLTGKQKLVQLGSPRRLETIYRTNIAVAESAGHWRELMESVDTRPYWQFIAVMDAKTRPSHAALNGKVFRWDDPFWKKFFPPLDWGCRCRVRALTARQVRERGLKPESSNDTITTSEKLLSKATGEVRDISTYTDPATGAKVSTGAGWDYNPGQAWQTDALAWEKARDMDDAARADFLADMATSKVHAEMFPDWVDGILQRGNPVGFAMTLGWLQPDLFKILAADKIIPASPIVIANDKGILHMTRPVKQETGSALTLEEIKKLPEFITNPEAVLLDETDGTLLFVRQEGKDKKLKLVVRVDYKLKGKETPVNYAVTSGRLAPADLKVARYKLLWGKI
- a CDS encoding phage virion morphogenesis protein; translation: MIRIAVDGHKLGAALSALKKRTGNLRPFMKDVRDIMREAVEDNFAAQGRPAWRPLAAATIKERARRGYWPGKILQRHSGNAGLLGSIHGAYTDKSALVGTNIRYAAIHQFGGAAGRKSARVHIPARPFLALTESDKQDIVDTAKTYLQEGL